GCTTTTTTTGCAATGgtttttatattaagttaatatttatttttgaataatgttgtttttccTCCAAAAGATACATTATAGCACTCGTGCGCAAGAAACCACGAAATAAGGtaacatacaaatacaataactaCGACaataactgaaaataaatgctttgactttgattcttatgtttttaatttcaaaatacctatattattattttacaatccTATTAAAATAAGCTTTTTACCAATAAAGGGGGTTTAAATCCATTATTCGGGCAAATTAATATTCTGATGGAAATagggtagataactaatttttattttaatatccgtcttatagattattttaaaacattccacacgtattttttattttcttaggaaaacaaatacttttgaagacatattgatttgaaatatcaaatgacgacgtcacttctagatacgtaTTATAATacgcagaaatgacgtatttgctcccactcctaaactttgtttcgttttatataagtactgttatcttatatgacaaaataaaaaaaatacgtgtctaatattttttcattacctaactgacgaactaattacatttttatttttcatacccggtcatcatccctattttgaagggaaatctaataatatttttactatgataattgtatattaataaGGATATACCAGTAGCACGTACCCGAGATTATAGCAAACTAGAAAGAGAAAAAAAGCAGCTACTTCTAAATTAATCCGATCCCAAACCGATGTGAGTAGATATATCtatagtattttatgttaatttattttgccaCACGGTATTCACatgtatataaaacatattatatatttagtcTTAGGTAAGGtctaaataatacataaaattggAGTAAACCGCATTTTACTTCGACacacaccatttttttttaatttttgtctgtctgtctaatatattataatttaatttatttttgttagataaTTACATTGTTATGTTGGTTTTTACAGAACCCATTTACTCAGAAAAGGTCCAAgtacgtaatattttatactacaaatacaatattaaataaataacttgcgtcattttttttaaatcaatgatTATTCATAGAAGCTAATACAGAACCTTATTGATTCAAACTATCGATAATTCGAATTTCTCTATAATTCGAAGTTATCTAgaaaatccttttttatttcgaaataaatcaatatattttatacactcGGTAATTCGCATGAAAACATCAATACTACGTAACCAAAATATGATTcgttaattcaaaattatcgaCATCAACCTCCCAATAATTCAGTTGCAGGGAGATAGGGACAGAAAGATGTCAGACGTTGCAGAGGTCAGCAGGTACCAAAATTTTCAGCGAAATTCAAAATTCAGATCATTTGATATTTTGAATAGTCggtaattcaaaatatttgaagagTCCAGTTTCGAATTATCAAGAGTCGACTGCGCCGCTAAAAATctgttcaatataattatattcaataaaCATTTGTGCCACatatcttaaaattattaattatttcatttcagactTTTTGGACAATCACTCGCGAAAGGAATCCAGTTCTTTCTTCCATAGATGATGATAAGagtatttctttatattattaaaaataacattacggACACCATGTTCTTTTATTTCGTAGTTAGATGTACCTAACCTTTTTCTGATACAGTTGGGTTAGAACGTAAAAATGAAGTCCAAATGTTTTTTGATATTATGATTTATCAAGTGTCCATTCAAATTTTTACggtatttttttcgaaaatttctcagtaatagcaaaGACTCTAGAATTGCCCAGAGTTCAGAATAGGGTCTGAACTCTgtacctattacatggcacttaaaacacaaatagtgataagtgggtgtacagtggcattccttgccgtaatgtggacctctgcctatcccttcgaggataaaaaagCGTATCAATACACACATTTACctataactttgttttttaagtagTTTATAACATCAAGACAAACAAAGATTATTAGTTTGTTCATCCATTCAGGTAAAAAAATCTGTCACATAAAATTAGGTATCaactttttaaatgaaactaatcATCCGactattaataatattcacATTCCTATATAAATTCcgagttaatattttttattttgaacatgtTTTATGACACAGCTCATTtcacggtaattaattatttgaacaccattctattaaaattatgacgtttataagtttttaacagTAATACGACGGCCAGTATTAACTGAAAAATGAAATGGAATTCACtgtgatattttttcttataactaTCATTGTAAGGCATTTTTCATTaagtttgtgaattttattggCTTAGTACCCagtttttggtttaattttaataattcaacAATTACCCAGCAGCATTTtgtgatataattttaaaaattgtatcaaGTCTAATCTCCAATTAGTTTTTTATCATCTACTTGTTCTGTGAGATGTGACAtaaggttttctcctgtgtcgtgggtgcgtttacaaccatacaatacaatttcacatacataaccccagacccggaacaacaatctgtggatcacacagagaatATTGGTGTGCAGTATTATGGAATTATGATTATGTGAACAAAATTAGATAAACTGGATACAGGTCGTTTTTAACCCATCGCGTGTTTGACCTTggcaaaataatgttttatacgcTGACACACTCGATGGGTAAATTGGCCGATCTGAACGTTTGTTTATCCAGTGTAGTCTGTATCCGATGCGTTCCTCATTAAAATGATTTAGTTTCAGAATGTATACGATTGCAATGGAAGGAAATATAGTGACACTTTTAGATTACGTcaggtaatttttaatttaatttaatattttaaatatacaattacatattgCAACAAAAGTACACTCTTACCAGCGAAAACTAAACAATCTGATGTCCATTATCtacgttataaaataaatatgtaagtttactaaaataacattcacAGGCACAAAGGAGAAATTACAGACAAAACGAGGATTCAGATGATTCAGAGATAAATAAcgtaagtttttaaaaataaatagtacctaTCTCTTGAAGTAGAGAACCccgtttcggcacgaatgggctggctcgaccggagtgataccacggcctaacaAGAACGATTGCTTCGTATTTCGGCATGTACGTTTATCGGAAACCCAATCCTACCTCCTTAGCTTACCTTCTTTAGATCCCTCCGATGAGATGAAGGATACTAAATCTTTAACCTTTAAAATACCGTCAACACATTTGTAATTCCTTCCTCCTCCTCTTTTTCATATCACATCTTCTTATAGATGTAAATAGAGTTTATAAACTTACAGAGACTATTAATTTTCCAGCGAAGATTTAATGATTACCCTAGATCAAAGTCAAGACGTGGTAACTGGCCACAAACACCTGAAGAAGAATTTAGGAGAAATGGTCATCGACATGATAATGTTAATATTCTGAGACTCGGGTAAGAAATGTTGACTTTGTTctgtgttttaaattaaagattaagtGGAAGATGATGAAATATCAATCAGACATTGCGACTCGGTTAATTAAGTTTCggatatttaaataatcaatttttattttttaggtcTGTCGAGATTGATGACAGTCAATTAGATCTAAAACATGCTGACGTTAAAATACTTCCAGTAAGTTTTTTTAAGAGGATTTCTTCACATATTTATctcatttatctttatttaactGATTGATGATAGCAGTTATGTCACTGAGTGTTTAGAGAATACGTATACCTATCCTGCAATCATTGATTGtgcatttgtaattttattcaaagaaaaattaatttcttatgttATTTTTCAGCTTTCTGAGGAAAAGTAAGTCTTTTCTTAATTTGACTTCcacaatgttattttttagtGTAGTGTACTTTTCGATTGTACTATACATAcaatgacataaatatattatgtatgtatatcgtCGATAGTACTTTGTAGGcaataaattttgatatttatgttaCTCTATATTCAGGTTTGTGATAGCACTGCTAAAGGTACCTGACACTGTAAGTTTCATGTTATTACTAAGTATTAATATATtactcaatatttaattttatgttatgataGTTTTCCTAAACTATTCTTTCAATAATAGGTTCCACAAAGGACACATAGCAGAAACTCCAACCAATATGACGAACGAAGAAATAGACGATCACAGTCGTTTCTTAACAACTTGCAAATGTAAGTTCGTTACttactataaaaacaaatagcTACACCAAAATAACGTACTATTTAAAgttacgcgtccacaggcccgcatcgtacgcatcacacgcaacggattttaatttgtgcgtgcgatgcgtacgatgcgggcctgtggacacgTACCTTAAATCAACACTTTGTAAACAAAAGCGTTTAATCAACTGAAGAATATAGagatattaattcaaattatgtgtgatttaaaaaaatgtgtttccaatattttcctttgaatattatttcgttCTTGATGAAATTAACTTAAGTCTCTGTTCTCTATTTCAGCTTGtcacaaaataacaatttgtcagCACAAGtaagatttatttatctatacatataataaaatcgttattgttatgtcgatgtcgaacccaaaaatgtaattaacttttttttgtctgtttatctgtttgtctgtttgtctgtttgtctgtgtgtctatgcgcgctaatctcagaaacggctgatccgagttggatgcggttttcacgaatatattgtggtatgcttcaatttacatttagggtttgtttcatgtcaatcggttcataaataaaaaagttatgtcaaattaaagaatcacgtcgaacactattctatgcttataccattaatctcggccactatttgacggatttggttgaaatttggtacagatatagtttagaaccttagaaaggacataggatagttttacaaaaatcaaaaaattaaaaatagaaatagatcgcgctatggtttcgttacattcatttggttgggtatcggccgagcgcttcggtactatcgtagaaaaagtgtattatcagtcgtatgattatttgtctgtagtggtcctgctgtttcgtatattctaaattggtttcgttgtatttgtcaattaataagtttatttgttgggttttcctggttttctggttaaattatataacgtaggtttagtttgatatcgattattagtagttactgtagttagtttttttaataaaattgtaagtctaatttattaattaattagatagattagatttaagtcgtttcttttaaattatttagtttatgcttggttattatagcatagaggataggttgtaatataatttcttttttaattgttataaattcgtaattcgtagctttctttagttttaagttagttttcatcttaagttcggaaagattataatatttctttagtttaagtccgtttttaaactattttttcaatgccctaagtgagtatacatctattaaattcaaacgcagagctcattatgagatttttgaagagttccctggaatatcttctacatctcatttttgaagagattccgcgagatcgggaactatgtggttaaaaccaaaaatttgccggaagtcactattccacgcgaacgaagtcgcgggcaaaagctagttttttaataaaattgtaagtctaatttattaattaattagatagattagatttaagtcgtttcttttaaattatttagtttaagcttggttattatagcatagaggataggttgtaatataatttcttttttaaatgttataaattcgtaattcgtagctttctttagttttaagttagttttcatcttaagttcggaaagattataatatttctttagtttaagtccgtttttaaccaattttttcaatgccctaagtgagtatacatctattaaattcaaacgcagagctcattatgttgatttttgaagagttccctggaatatcttctacgtctcatttttgaagagattccgcgagattgggacctatgtggttaaaaccaaaaatttgccggaagtcactattccacgcgaacgaagtcgcgggcaaaagctattattcataatatattttttaacctaACCTGGTATgatttatatataattataggttggtatacagataaaaaatattgcgaaatatttaattacagtaTCAATCCTTGActtgaataattgaaaaaaaaatcatacaaattCTTTCAGGATACACTCTTgcagaaatatgcaaaaaaatatCGCAACTATCATTTAGAAATGACTAAGAAGAGAATCGAACAATTGCAATGGGAGAACAAGTGAGTAActaatataacatacatacctTTAACCACATTTCTTTTAACAAATTTAATGAGCCTTACATTACATACAAGCATGATGTCAATTTGACCAATCACTGTAGCAACGAAATATGAACTTGATTGAACGTCCAATGGTTTGACTAATTTCCTATGGGACAAAAGAATTTAAGGTTCATACTAGCGCCTTCTGGTGAGCAAAAAAAACGGTAACCTTACTTAtcgtattaaaaattatatggcgaatataggtaaatataattAGCAATACTGTCctactttattaaatttatattaaaataaaatgattgaatAATTCTACTTATATTCTAAGTCTGGATATTTAtgcatatttatttcaaaaaatgttacatAGATATTATACTTAACAATTTGTATGTGAATTACTTACTGCCgttctcagagtcatttaatggttgccTTATCCAGTCCTtcgcaattgttttcggaacaaaatcgttgctaaggaatagtttaagtaatcattaaacgtctctgagtacggcagttaataaTTTGTATATGCATTACTTAGTGAGtttctaaacataatatttatattataagttggATTTTATATAGGACTCCGCATCTTGAAGGTATTGTTAATACAGCATTGACACcagtaagtaatattatataatactttttattacctGTGGTACTATTTTTAGTCTTTTGAACTTCACCTTGGACTATCCTATTCTTAAAAaagctaaattaattttattataaataactattcGTGTTCGTACTTTACCATAAAATATCTAttgtgtttgattttatttgttttttttttacaaaatctactatttctctttaaaaacTTTGGTAATTTTCACATTCTATTTTATAAAGCAAATCTCTCTCAAATCTTATTTGAGAAACTTCAAGGTAAGTACTAAATCTACTTATTcaactgaaattaaattatgaaaaaatagttttacaaaatactctaaataataccaaaatattattatatttcatatcCCATTCGCATAACTAAAAGCCTTAAATTATTTGACTAGTttctactataaaaaaatctatgttaTTAGGTTACAAGACTAGAAGATGTGGTACAACATTATAGCAAATTGCAAGAAGAAACGGAACAAAACGACTTAATCAATGACTTGACACAACCTGAAGATAAGGCCAATgaagaaatattcaaattataccAACCATTGAATTacaaaatgtaagtaaaaataataaaatatgatccTGCTGTGGTACCTGAATTTGTTCtaaaaacagaaatataaagttaactaaaaacaacattttactcacgtaaatatattgagaatagctctactagtttcaaatcataGAGAGACTCTTTATCACAAACAACAGcagtagactgcgcgacgtcgtGTGTCTTGCGtacattacttaattaatttagcaaactaaattaatactgAGACATACGACGAGACGTATCTGacgatagttataaaaaaactagcggacccgacagacgttgtcctgtctacacgttaatttgaaaattttattctttttttaataagctaaaacattctggacctttttgatgaaaattattattcaaatgttatgacaatatctaacgtcattaatatttgacactgcgatggtagcgccgtccgtcggatccgatgtaaaacattccaaaatcaacaactactaataaattaaaaattaattaaaaaaacattgtccagcggacaaaattgtgaatctaaaccattctcagatcctcttgaacacacacaaaaagtttcatcaaaatccgtctagtcgt
The genomic region above belongs to Spodoptera frugiperda isolate SF20-4 chromosome 12, AGI-APGP_CSIRO_Sfru_2.0, whole genome shotgun sequence and contains:
- the LOC118263029 gene encoding uncharacterized protein LOC118263029 isoform X6, translated to MEFTVIFFLITIIFQNVYDCNGRKYSDTFRLRQAQRRNYRQNEDSDDSEINNRRFNDYPRSKSRRGNWPQTPEEEFRRNGHRHDNVNILRLGSVEIDDSQLDLKHADVKILPLSEEKFVIALLKVPDTVPQRTHSRNSNQYDERRNRRSQSFLNNLQILSQNNNLSAQDTLLQKYAKKYRNYHLEMTKKRIEQLQWENNWILYRTPHLEGIVNTALTPQISLKSYLRNFKVTRLEDVVQHYSKLQEETEQNDLINDLTQPEDKANEEIFKLYQPLNYKMRTSNLYENSLSDVPLERLINAHRKLEQEIDRRKTLLEKYSNILTLKSLKEISQSRPIISRPETKKQVVEIKEAEIVHNATEAQTENSTTHPSAIEEKRKIAEEFLSNYKSKSLLGSEDKTEKSVRLRARTDSNEDLHVLRSGTDPTESPPKQHKEEKEKPRPTLMSSPRGIITYAKRRGINEY
- the LOC118263029 gene encoding uncharacterized protein LOC118263029 isoform X3 — encoded protein: MEFTVIFFLITIIFQNVYDCNGRKYSDTFRLRQAQRRNYRQNEDSDDSEINNRRFNDYPRSKSRRGNWPQTPEEEFRRNGHRHDNVNILRLGSVEIDDSQLDLKHADVKILPLSEEKFVIALLKVPDTVPQRTHSRNSNQYDERRNRRSQSFLNNLQILSQNNNLSAQDTLLQKYAKKYRNYHLEMTKKRIEQLQWENNWILYRTPHLEGIVNTALTPQISLKSYLRNFKVTRLEDVVQHYSKLQEETEQNDLINDLTQPEDKANEEIFKLYQPLNYKMRTSNLYENSLSDVPLERLINAHRKLEQEIDRRKTLLEKYSNILTLKSLKEISQSRPIISRPETKKQVVEIKEAEIVHNATEAQTENSTTHPSAIEEKRKIAEEFLSNYKLIAPLFPRKPKKSKSLLGSEDKTEKSVRLRARTDSNEDLHVLRSGTDPTESPPKQHKEEKEKPRPTLMSSPRGIITYAKRRGINEY
- the LOC118263029 gene encoding uncharacterized protein LOC118263029 isoform X5; protein product: MEFTVIFFLITIIFQNVYDCNGRKYSDTFRLRQAQRRNYRQNEDSDDSEINNRRFNDYPRSKSRRGNWPQTPEEEFRRNGHRHDNVNILRLGSVEIDDSQLDLKHADVKILPLSEEKFVIALLKVPDTVPQRTHSRNSNQYDERRNRRSQSFLNNLQILSQNNNLSAQDTLLQKYAKKYRNYHLEMTKKRIEQLQWENKTPHLEGIVNTALTPVTRLEDVVQHYSKLQEETEQNDLINDLTQPEDKANEEIFKLYQPLNYKMRTSNLYENSLSDVPLERLINAHRKLEQEIDRRKTLLEKYSNILTLKSLKEISQSRPIISRPETKKQVVEIKEAEIVHNATEAQTENSTTHPSAIEEKRKIAEEFLSNYKLIAPLFPRKPKKVGKSKKSKSLLGSEDKTEKSVRLRARTDSNEDLHVLRSGTDPTESPPKQHKEEKEKPRPTLMSSPRGIITYAKRRGINEY
- the LOC118263029 gene encoding uncharacterized protein LOC118263029 isoform X1, producing the protein MEFTVIFFLITIIFQNVYDCNGRKYSDTFRLRQAQRRNYRQNEDSDDSEINNRRFNDYPRSKSRRGNWPQTPEEEFRRNGHRHDNVNILRLGSVEIDDSQLDLKHADVKILPLSEEKFVIALLKVPDTVPQRTHSRNSNQYDERRNRRSQSFLNNLQILSQNNNLSAQDTLLQKYAKKYRNYHLEMTKKRIEQLQWENNWILYRTPHLEGIVNTALTPQISLKSYLRNFKVTRLEDVVQHYSKLQEETEQNDLINDLTQPEDKANEEIFKLYQPLNYKMRTSNLYENSLSDVPLERLINAHRKLEQEIDRRKTLLEKYSNILTLKSLKEISQSRPIISRPETKKQVVEIKEAEIVHNATEAQTENSTTHPSAIEEKRKIAEEFLSNYKLIAPLFPRKPKKVGKSKKSKSLLGSEDKTEKSVRLRARTDSNEDLHVLRSGTDPTESPPKQHKEEKEKPRPTLMSSPRGIITYAKRRGINEY
- the LOC118263029 gene encoding uncharacterized protein LOC118263029 isoform X2, translating into MEFTVIFFLITIIFQNVYDCNGRKYSDTFRLRQAQRRNYRQNEDSDDSEINNRRFNDYPRSKSRRGNWPQTPEEEFRRNGHRHDNVNILRLGSVEIDDSQLDLKHADVKILPLSEEKFVIALLKVPDTVPQRTHSRNSNQYDERRNRRSQSFLNNLQILSQNNNLSAQDTLLQKYAKKYRNYHLEMTKKRIEQLQWENKTPHLEGIVNTALTPQISLKSYLRNFKVTRLEDVVQHYSKLQEETEQNDLINDLTQPEDKANEEIFKLYQPLNYKMRTSNLYENSLSDVPLERLINAHRKLEQEIDRRKTLLEKYSNILTLKSLKEISQSRPIISRPETKKQVVEIKEAEIVHNATEAQTENSTTHPSAIEEKRKIAEEFLSNYKLIAPLFPRKPKKVGKSKKSKSLLGSEDKTEKSVRLRARTDSNEDLHVLRSGTDPTESPPKQHKEEKEKPRPTLMSSPRGIITYAKRRGINEY
- the LOC118263029 gene encoding uncharacterized protein LOC118263029 isoform X4, which encodes MEFTVIFFLITIIFQNVYDCNGRKYSDTFRLRQAQRRNYRQNEDSDDSEINNRRFNDYPRSKSRRGNWPQTPEEEFRRNGHRHDNVNILRLGSVEIDDSQLDLKHADVKILPLSEEKFVIALLKVPDTVPQRTHSRNSNQYDERRNRRSQSFLNNLQILSQNNNLSAQDTLLQKYAKKYRNYHLEMTKKRIEQLQWENNWILYRTPHLEGIVNTALTPVTRLEDVVQHYSKLQEETEQNDLINDLTQPEDKANEEIFKLYQPLNYKMRTSNLYENSLSDVPLERLINAHRKLEQEIDRRKTLLEKYSNILTLKSLKEISQSRPIISRPETKKQVVEIKEAEIVHNATEAQTENSTTHPSAIEEKRKIAEEFLSNYKLIAPLFPRKPKKVGKSKKSKSLLGSEDKTEKSVRLRARTDSNEDLHVLRSGTDPTESPPKQHKEEKEKPRPTLMSSPRGIITYAKRRGINEY